In Planococcus versutus, the DNA window GGTCGGCAATACTTTTTTTAAAGGCTCAAGTACTTCAAACTTTGAAATGTGCATGCCATTTTCTTTTGCCCACTCGAATTCTTCTTTCATTCCTGAACGAATACCGAATGAATAAACATTTTTCGGTCCGATGTGGTCTGCAATTTTCCGGATTGGTGTTGAATGCGAATATTCTTCACCTTCATAGTTTTCACGAAGGTCGGTATGCGCATCAAAGTGGATGATCGCCAAGTCGTCGTATTTGCTCGCGACTGCTTTCATCACCGGCAAGGACACTAAATGTTCGCCCCCCATCCCCATTGGAATTTTTTCGTCTGCTAAAAGTGTGTGTACATACGTTTCGATTTCCGCTAAGCTTTTTTCCGGATTGCCGAATGGTAACGGAATGTCGCCTGCATCAAAAAACTTAACGTCTCCTAGCTCACGATCAAGGTACGGGCTATATTCTTCTAGTCCAATGGAAACTTCGCGAATTTTGTTCGGACCAAAACGAGAACCTGGACGGTAGCTAACGGTCCAGTCCATCGGCATGCCGTAAAGAACCGCTTTGGATTCTTCGTAATTCGGGTGACTTTTGATAAATACTTTTCCTGAATACGTTTCGTCAAATCTCATGTGTTATTCTCCTGTCAAATCTTTCACGAATTTCGGTAACACAAACGCAGCGTTATGTAACTCTGGCGTGTAGTATTTCGTGTCGATTTCGTGGAACCGTTCTGCTGGTACTTCTAATGGGTTGTACTTTTTCGAGCCGATTGTGAACGCCCATAAACCACTTGGGTATGTCGGGATGTTCGCCAAATACATACTAGTGATTGGGAAAATTTCTTTTACATCACTTTGCACTTGTTTGATCAAATCTGCTTTAAACCATGGGTTGTCTGATTGGGCAACAAAAATTCCGTCTTCTTTTAAGGCTTTTGAAATTCCTGCATAAAAACCTTTAGAGAATAAGTTTACAGCGGGTCCAACAGGCTCTGTTGAATCTACCATGATGACGTCAAATTCGTTGTCTGATTCTGCGATGTGCATAAATCCGTCTCCAACGATCACTTCTACGCGTGAATCTTCCAATCCTGACGCAATTGTCGGTAAGAATTTTTTCGAATACTCAATCACTTTCCCATCAATATCGACAAGCGTCGCTTTTTTAACAGATGGGTGCTTTAAAATCTCACGAATTACGCCGCCATCACCACCGCCAACAACTAACACGTTCTCTGGGTGTGGATGCGTAAACAATGGAACGTGCGCCACCATTTCATGATAAACAAATTCGTCTTTTTCAGAAGTCATAACCATGCCATCTAAAAACAACATATTGCCCCATTCCGCTGTTTCTGCCATTTCCAAGTACTGAAATTCTGTTTGTTCTGTATGAAGGGTTTTATTGATTTTCATCGTAATCCCGAAATTCTCTGTTTGTTTTTCTGTATACCAAAATCCTGCCATCTCACATCAAGCTCCTTTTCAATATGAATAAAATCCACTTAAAAAAGTATAAGTGTTTTCACTAAAAGTGCAATAATTTTTTCTGCCCTTTTCTTTTAATAAAAGTAAAAAGGTTTTCTGCACAGGGAATCTTTTCCCTTCACAGAAAACCTTTTTAAATCCTGACGGTGCAGAGCAAGAGACATGAGGCATTGGGCTTGGGTTTTATCGCAATGGCTCATAGCACTCGCTCGCTATCAGGTGTCCTAGCTTTCTATTGAAAAGCTGTAAGTCTAGTGTACTGCCTTTTATACACAACTTCAACCATCTATTGGAAGCAACTTCAAATGTCACATTCTGTTCATATGGCTATTTTTATTAAATAACCGCATTTATTTATCATTCAGTCAAATCTGTATGCAGTTGTTTTGAGCTATTATTCCACATCTCTGAGTTGTGAGTCTCTAAATACTCAGCTAATAAACGCTTCGATGGCTCGTCCATATGGTCAACGAGAATTTTGCGTTTCATCGACTTGTCCATGCGGTTCACATGATCAGCTAATATCTTATAGCCTCTCCGTTTTTCACGATTGATAACCATTTCACACGCTGCAACGCCTGCATAATAAGGACCTTCTGGATTAAAATCAATTGTAATCCAGACAAGCCAATAATCTTTACCGCCTGCAGAATCTTCCGGGTTTGTAGTAAATTTGATGCCTCGCTCAACTTCGCTACGCGCGTGCATCGCACCAATGTCAATAAACGCTTCTTCTTCTTTTACATCGATAAATAAGGGAGAAACGTTTTCCAACGATAACGACCCGATGCCGTATCCTTTATGACCGCCTGTTGGGTCATTTTTTATAATAGTAAATCCCACTTTTTGTTTTGGTTTTTCTTCGTTCGCCATTGTTTGAATCCTCCGTTCTGCTATGATGATACTATTCTTAAGAAAAGGAGCTGTATCCATTATGCCATACGTCACTGTAAAAATGCTCGAAGGGCGCACAGAAGACCAAA includes these proteins:
- the speB gene encoding agmatinase, with translation MRFDETYSGKVFIKSHPNYEESKAVLYGMPMDWTVSYRPGSRFGPNKIREVSIGLEEYSPYLDRELGDVKFFDAGDIPLPFGNPEKSLAEIETYVHTLLADEKIPMGMGGEHLVSLPVMKAVASKYDDLAIIHFDAHTDLRENYEGEEYSHSTPIRKIADHIGPKNVYSFGIRSGMKEEFEWAKENGMHISKFEVLEPLKKVLPTLEGRNVYVTIDMDVLDPAHAPGTGTVDAGGITSRELLASIHAIAASGVNVVGFDLVELAPVYDHSDQTANTASKLMREMILGWVK
- the speE gene encoding spermidine synthase, encoding MAGFWYTEKQTENFGITMKINKTLHTEQTEFQYLEMAETAEWGNMLFLDGMVMTSEKDEFVYHEMVAHVPLFTHPHPENVLVVGGGDGGVIREILKHPSVKKATLVDIDGKVIEYSKKFLPTIASGLEDSRVEVIVGDGFMHIAESDNEFDVIMVDSTEPVGPAVNLFSKGFYAGISKALKEDGIFVAQSDNPWFKADLIKQVQSDVKEIFPITSMYLANIPTYPSGLWAFTIGSKKYNPLEVPAERFHEIDTKYYTPELHNAAFVLPKFVKDLTGE
- a CDS encoding YwhD family protein, which codes for MANEEKPKQKVGFTIIKNDPTGGHKGYGIGSLSLENVSPLFIDVKEEEAFIDIGAMHARSEVERGIKFTTNPEDSAGGKDYWLVWITIDFNPEGPYYAGVAACEMVINREKRRGYKILADHVNRMDKSMKRKILVDHMDEPSKRLLAEYLETHNSEMWNNSSKQLHTDLTE